One genomic segment of Methanorbis rubei includes these proteins:
- the tfrB gene encoding fumarate reductase (CoM/CoB) subunit TfrB, with protein sequence MKVRINRFDPNVDAAPHVEEYEVHVEKGARVLNVLDEVRDRLDPTLGYRHCCRGGQCGSCSVRVNGEPVLACMEEAREGDLIEPLELPRIRDLITDIAPVMAQIAWLNPGTGTGAEAPTCGGECGISQEAVEEIKPLRECIECYSCISSCPAFATSEYAGPTVMRQEQRLNLDPRDDADRITEAINKGLFACTTCHKCVEVCPKEIEIPRKAVEKLRAEAAKRGLSLPAHKALAKLVEDTGRSVERKETPFLERVPEIIEPYGEVRATVGFFVGCMFNGRVIQPALDAMEILRLNGIRVIIPKDQVCCGSPLLRTGLSGFVPELQKRNIDAFVKTGVDTVLTMCAGCGSTLKNDYDTPFRVADITEYLVEIGFVPPKKVEGTYTYHDPCHLLRGQGISEQPRELLESVAEKFVDMQARCCGAGGGVKSGRPEEAAAIGAVRAEMVKETGADYIVTVCPFCEFHLHQVTGLPVKNIATLMLEGYRK encoded by the coding sequence GTGAAAGTCCGCATCAACCGATTTGATCCGAACGTCGACGCTGCTCCCCATGTTGAAGAGTACGAGGTTCACGTCGAAAAGGGTGCCCGCGTACTGAATGTGCTTGACGAAGTTCGCGACAGACTTGATCCAACGCTTGGTTACCGGCACTGCTGCCGCGGCGGACAGTGTGGATCGTGTTCCGTCCGCGTCAACGGCGAGCCGGTACTTGCCTGCATGGAAGAGGCACGCGAGGGCGATCTGATCGAGCCGCTCGAGCTTCCCCGCATCCGTGATCTCATCACCGATATTGCACCGGTCATGGCACAGATTGCCTGGCTGAATCCGGGAACAGGAACCGGAGCCGAAGCTCCGACCTGCGGAGGCGAGTGCGGCATCTCGCAAGAAGCGGTTGAAGAGATCAAACCGCTTCGCGAGTGCATTGAGTGCTACAGCTGCATCTCCTCCTGTCCGGCGTTTGCGACGTCAGAGTATGCCGGCCCTACCGTGATGCGGCAGGAACAGCGGCTGAATCTCGACCCCCGCGATGACGCCGACAGAATTACTGAAGCAATCAACAAAGGTCTGTTTGCCTGCACGACCTGCCACAAATGTGTTGAGGTCTGTCCAAAAGAGATCGAGATCCCGAGAAAAGCGGTGGAAAAACTCCGGGCCGAGGCGGCAAAGCGCGGCCTTTCTCTGCCGGCACATAAGGCGCTCGCAAAACTTGTTGAGGACACCGGTCGCTCAGTCGAGCGAAAAGAGACGCCGTTCCTCGAACGCGTGCCCGAGATCATCGAGCCGTACGGAGAAGTACGGGCAACGGTTGGATTTTTCGTCGGCTGTATGTTCAACGGTCGGGTTATTCAGCCTGCACTTGATGCGATGGAGATCCTCCGCCTCAACGGCATCCGGGTCATTATCCCGAAAGATCAGGTCTGCTGCGGCTCGCCGCTTCTTCGAACCGGACTTTCAGGATTTGTTCCCGAACTGCAGAAACGCAACATCGATGCATTTGTGAAGACCGGCGTCGACACCGTGCTTACAATGTGTGCCGGTTGCGGTTCAACGCTGAAGAACGATTACGACACACCGTTCCGCGTGGCAGACATCACCGAGTATCTCGTGGAGATAGGTTTTGTTCCGCCGAAAAAAGTTGAAGGAACTTACACCTATCATGATCCCTGCCATCTTCTCCGCGGTCAGGGCATCAGCGAACAGCCGCGGGAGCTGCTGGAGTCGGTCGCCGAAAAGTTTGTGGATATGCAGGCACGCTGCTGTGGTGCGGGCGGCGGGGTAAAGTCCGGACGGCCTGAAGAGGCTGCGGCGATTGGTGCGGTGCGGGCCGAGATGGTGAAGGAGACGGGAGCAGATTATATTGTGACGGTCTGTCCGTTCTGCGAGTTCCATCTGCATCAGGTTACAGGGCTGCCGGTGAAAAATATCGCGACGCTGATGCTTGAAGGATATAGAAAATAA
- the tfrA gene encoding fumarate reductase (CoM/CoB) subunit TfrA, producing the protein MGIENRSDCHVLVIGSGGAGIRAAVDASASGDTIIVSKTITGKGGCTVMAEGGYNAVMRNADSVTTHYEDTLKGGAFLNDPALVEILARESPDRIRDLFTWGAVFDLTCDNEVAQRPFGGQRFPRTCYAGDHTGHEIVMTLLEKLRGSPVEIRDELTVIDLLKNGSEVAGAITCDREGELGIITADAVVLATGGAGQVYDTTTNSTAGTGDGYALGYRAGAELIDMEQVQFHPTGAVYPYDTRGRLITEAVRGEGGVLKNSAGERFMEKYDPARMELSTRDVVARSIATEVLEGRGTEHGGVWLDVTHLPKEQIEVRLPLMLEQFLKFGTDIRTEPMEVAPTAHHFMGGLRITPDAATTLPRLFAAGEVTGGVHGGNRLGGNALADTQVFGRRAGVSAGAAEVSAKHRIDVDQITAAEKKIAALYQGTAASADVRRTMKMLMWNNVGIYRNELDLKVAERDIAKLRATPLKINSPREIADAVITENMLLVSSMIIDGALLRRESRGAHTRTDIKTPWTNETSPFGHTFFSPERSGIEILEGRL; encoded by the coding sequence ATGGGAATCGAAAACAGAAGCGACTGCCACGTGCTCGTCATCGGGTCTGGCGGTGCAGGAATCCGTGCCGCAGTCGATGCGTCCGCATCCGGCGACACCATCATCGTATCAAAAACCATCACCGGCAAAGGCGGCTGCACGGTCATGGCCGAAGGCGGTTACAACGCGGTAATGAGAAACGCAGACTCGGTTACCACGCATTACGAAGACACACTCAAAGGCGGAGCGTTCCTCAACGACCCCGCCCTCGTAGAAATACTCGCACGCGAATCTCCTGACCGGATCCGCGACCTGTTTACTTGGGGAGCGGTCTTTGATCTCACCTGCGACAACGAAGTAGCCCAGCGGCCGTTCGGCGGCCAGCGGTTTCCCCGTACCTGTTACGCAGGAGATCACACCGGTCATGAAATCGTCATGACTCTGCTTGAAAAACTCCGCGGTTCACCGGTTGAGATACGCGACGAGCTGACGGTCATTGATCTGCTAAAGAACGGCAGCGAAGTTGCCGGTGCAATCACCTGCGACCGCGAAGGAGAACTGGGAATCATCACTGCCGACGCGGTCGTTCTTGCGACCGGAGGAGCGGGACAGGTGTATGACACCACAACCAACTCCACCGCCGGAACCGGCGACGGCTACGCGCTCGGTTACCGGGCCGGAGCTGAACTCATCGACATGGAACAGGTTCAGTTCCACCCGACCGGAGCAGTTTATCCCTACGACACCCGCGGCCGCCTCATCACCGAAGCGGTCAGAGGCGAAGGAGGAGTTCTCAAAAACTCCGCTGGCGAGCGGTTCATGGAGAAGTACGATCCCGCACGAATGGAGCTATCGACCCGCGACGTTGTCGCCCGATCGATCGCGACTGAAGTTCTCGAAGGACGCGGCACCGAACACGGAGGCGTCTGGCTCGACGTGACCCATCTGCCAAAAGAGCAGATCGAAGTGAGACTGCCCCTGATGCTTGAGCAGTTCCTCAAGTTCGGCACCGACATCAGAACCGAACCAATGGAGGTCGCACCAACCGCCCACCATTTCATGGGCGGACTGCGCATCACGCCTGATGCCGCCACCACACTGCCGCGTCTCTTCGCCGCAGGCGAAGTGACCGGCGGCGTTCACGGAGGAAACCGGCTCGGCGGCAACGCACTCGCAGACACCCAGGTGTTCGGCAGGCGGGCGGGAGTCTCAGCAGGTGCTGCCGAGGTCTCGGCAAAGCATCGAATCGACGTTGATCAGATCACTGCAGCCGAGAAAAAAATTGCCGCACTTTACCAAGGAACAGCCGCATCGGCTGACGTTCGGAGAACCATGAAGATGTTGATGTGGAACAATGTCGGTATCTACCGGAACGAACTCGACCTCAAAGTTGCCGAACGCGATATTGCAAAACTCCGGGCAACTCCATTGAAGATCAACTCACCGCGGGAAATTGCGGACGCGGTCATCACCGAGAACATGCTGCTCGTCTCCTCGATGATCATCGATGGAGCTCTGTTGCGCCGCGAGTCGAGAGGTGCCCACACGCGAACCGACATCAAGACGCCGTGGACGAATGAGACCTCGCCCTTCGGCCACACCTTCTTCTCGCCGGAAAGATCAGGCATCGAGATTCTGGAGGGACGGCTGTGA
- a CDS encoding PEGA domain-containing protein, with protein sequence MKKIIPFLIILIATICIAPVLADEAGYISVTTNPTGGQVYIDNKYVMDSPGTAMVQPGGHLVTIQSSEYFPWSDMVYVNSGETTYVDAVMHFYKSPGSIGVTSTMPEVDVYIDDMYYASVKSGTVTIPNLSPTTHEVRVVKAGYHDFVTSVEVISDKIVGVYSDQTKDTRLAGIRVGSDPAGAVVFLDNDYIGTTPSGNDWLQISEVLPGTRTLSFYKDGYEVYEVSNVYKAGDVTDVRAKLVLIPVETATATELPTKTASPTETVPPAPTKSPAPIAALVILGAAAVLLRRP encoded by the coding sequence ATGAAAAAAATAATTCCATTTCTGATAATCCTTATAGCAACAATCTGCATAGCCCCGGTACTTGCAGACGAAGCAGGATACATCTCGGTCACCACAAATCCGACCGGCGGTCAGGTCTACATCGACAACAAGTATGTGATGGACTCGCCCGGAACAGCGATGGTCCAGCCGGGGGGACATCTGGTCACCATCCAGTCATCCGAGTACTTCCCCTGGTCTGATATGGTGTACGTGAACTCGGGAGAGACCACCTATGTTGATGCAGTGATGCACTTTTACAAGTCGCCCGGCTCAATTGGTGTAACATCCACCATGCCCGAAGTCGATGTCTACATCGATGACATGTACTATGCGAGCGTGAAGTCAGGAACCGTAACCATTCCCAATCTCTCTCCGACAACTCATGAAGTCCGCGTGGTAAAGGCAGGCTATCATGATTTTGTCACTTCAGTTGAGGTCATCTCCGACAAAATTGTCGGCGTCTACTCAGACCAGACAAAGGACACACGTCTTGCAGGAATCCGTGTCGGCTCAGACCCAGCAGGAGCTGTGGTGTTTTTGGACAATGACTACATAGGAACCACACCGTCAGGAAACGACTGGCTGCAGATCTCAGAAGTGCTGCCGGGAACCCGCACGCTGAGTTTCTACAAAGACGGCTATGAGGTGTATGAAGTCTCGAATGTCTACAAAGCAGGAGATGTCACCGATGTCCGCGCAAAGCTTGTCCTGATCCCAGTAGAGACTGCAACCGCAACTGAACTCCCGACAAAAACGGCGTCTCCAACTGAAACTGTTCCGCCCGCACCAACCAAAAGCCCTGCACCGATTGCAGCACTGGTAATCCTCGGAGCGGCAGCAGTTCTCCTGAGACGACCGTAA
- a CDS encoding PEGA domain-containing protein: MRISHLVLVLLIAAALCVIPAAANIGGDTATIYVTSSPSGADVYDSGTYEGTTPCYITVYTTGTPISHDITVSKNGYYDYHQYVGDVTSGEYITVSAYLTPVVQNGYLDISSSPSGANAYVDGNYKGTTPLTVSVDSGSHSVRLEKPGYNTFYGTYSVSNGQTTYVSATLGSAVSYGYINVQSSPSGANIYVDGNYYDTTPAVITVTSGTSHNVKLVLSGYNVYTQTVSVGAGSTAYMNVNMVSSSDAYLRITSTPAGAAVYVDGSYMGNTAYSSGSSVSYLNVGPLSAGTHSIMLKKDGYNTYTSSVTLSPNEVRTLSITLVQSSPTPSGYAALSMDSTPSGAEVYVDNVFRGYTPLYLSDISEGRHTLLLQLSGYNDWTEYVNFAAGQTVTMDVPLTTAVVPTPSQSSFPILAFAGVIGLAAALVLRRTN, from the coding sequence ATGAGAATATCTCATCTTGTGTTGGTGTTGCTGATCGCAGCAGCATTATGCGTAATACCGGCTGCCGCCAATATCGGCGGCGACACCGCGACCATTTACGTCACATCCTCCCCATCAGGGGCGGACGTCTATGACTCAGGAACCTATGAGGGCACAACACCCTGTTACATCACCGTCTACACCACGGGAACACCGATCAGCCATGACATAACCGTCTCCAAAAACGGTTACTATGACTATCACCAGTATGTCGGCGACGTAACGAGCGGAGAGTACATCACCGTAAGCGCATACCTTACCCCGGTCGTGCAGAACGGCTACCTTGACATCTCCTCCTCACCGTCCGGAGCAAACGCCTATGTGGATGGAAATTACAAAGGGACAACTCCGCTTACCGTATCGGTTGACTCAGGATCCCACTCGGTCCGCCTCGAAAAACCCGGATACAACACCTTCTACGGAACCTACTCGGTATCAAACGGCCAGACCACTTATGTGTCCGCAACTCTTGGAAGTGCAGTCAGCTACGGCTACATTAACGTTCAGTCCTCCCCGAGCGGCGCAAACATCTATGTCGACGGAAACTACTATGACACAACACCCGCCGTCATCACCGTCACCTCAGGAACCTCGCACAACGTGAAACTCGTCCTCTCAGGATACAATGTCTACACCCAGACCGTAAGTGTGGGTGCAGGCAGCACGGCATACATGAACGTGAACATGGTATCAAGCTCTGACGCTTACCTCAGAATCACCTCAACACCTGCCGGAGCCGCAGTCTATGTGGACGGAAGCTACATGGGCAACACCGCTTACTCCTCGGGTTCATCAGTTAGCTACCTGAATGTCGGCCCGCTCTCTGCAGGAACCCACTCGATTATGCTGAAGAAGGACGGTTACAACACCTACACCTCCTCAGTAACCCTCTCACCGAACGAGGTTCGGACGCTGAGCATCACTCTTGTGCAGAGCTCACCGACCCCGTCAGGCTATGCAGCACTGAGCATGGACTCAACTCCGTCGGGTGCTGAAGTGTATGTGGATAATGTATTCCGCGGATACACACCGCTCTATCTTTCCGATATCTCGGAAGGACGCCACACACTGCTTCTGCAGCTCAGCGGATACAATGACTGGACCGAGTATGTGAACTTCGCCGCTGGACAGACCGTAACGATGGACGTTCCGCTCACCACTGCGGTTGTGCCAACCCCGTCACAGTCGTCGTTCCCGATTCTTGCATTCGCAGGAGTGATCGGTCTTGCGGCAGCCCTTGTCCTCCGCCGGACAAACTAA
- a CDS encoding YunC family protein has translation MNIEYLSPDHAKLTAPNFSGDAYCVEFGPANLIFAKTSEGFVGCGFFDLSVFEKLGIPAAKVTEISTIEDLLRKNVTAATPAAIKLGAKPGVSGEEALTKLFSC, from the coding sequence ATGAACATCGAGTACCTCTCACCCGATCACGCCAAACTAACCGCGCCCAACTTCTCCGGTGACGCATACTGCGTAGAGTTCGGACCGGCAAACCTCATCTTCGCAAAAACATCAGAAGGATTTGTCGGCTGCGGATTCTTTGACCTCTCAGTCTTTGAAAAACTCGGCATCCCCGCAGCAAAAGTCACCGAAATCTCAACAATTGAAGATCTCCTCAGAAAAAATGTCACCGCAGCAACACCGGCCGCAATAAAACTGGGAGCAAAACCCGGAGTATCAGGAGAAGAAGCCTTAACGAAGCTTTTCTCCTGTTAA
- a CDS encoding peptide deformylase gives MIREIRQYGDPVLSGTAETVPEMTPDVQEILTDMWDTMAANRCVGLSAPQIGVSLRLFVINAGGVVIRGANPEVLSVGALVEETEGSPCVPGIQRPVRRPRKIAVRYLDESGELIECELKGVSARAFLHEKDHHEGKLFIDHLKPVQRKLIQKDLDKIAASQTRTEMDI, from the coding sequence ATGATTCGGGAGATACGGCAGTACGGCGATCCGGTACTTTCCGGCACCGCAGAAACGGTGCCTGAGATGACACCGGACGTGCAGGAGATTTTAACTGATATGTGGGACACCATGGCCGCGAATCGGTGCGTGGGCCTTTCTGCTCCGCAGATTGGTGTTTCCCTGCGGCTGTTTGTGATAAATGCAGGTGGTGTGGTGATTCGCGGGGCAAACCCTGAGGTGCTCTCTGTTGGAGCACTCGTTGAGGAGACGGAAGGAAGCCCCTGTGTTCCGGGCATCCAGCGTCCGGTCCGCCGCCCGAGAAAAATTGCGGTCAGATATCTGGATGAGTCAGGCGAACTCATTGAGTGCGAACTCAAAGGAGTTTCTGCCCGGGCATTTCTCCATGAAAAGGATCATCATGAAGGAAAACTCTTCATCGACCATCTCAAGCCGGTCCAGCGAAAACTGATCCAAAAAGATCTGGATAAAATTGCCGCGAGCCAAACCCGGACTGAAATGGATATTTGA
- a CDS encoding ferredoxin-thioredoxin reductase catalytic domain-containing protein — protein MTTAPTQEEIAALVPKIRADTEKFAKLKGWTLNPNDPITESVLEGLARNKLMRGKRFCPCRLPSGDSEIDKHYICPCRDLDEDMEKDGHCHCYLYMK, from the coding sequence ATGACGACCGCTCCTACCCAGGAAGAGATTGCAGCTCTTGTCCCGAAAATCCGTGCGGACACCGAAAAGTTTGCCAAACTGAAAGGCTGGACCTTAAATCCCAATGATCCGATCACCGAATCTGTTCTGGAAGGACTTGCCCGCAACAAACTCATGCGGGGAAAACGTTTCTGTCCCTGCAGGCTCCCGAGCGGTGATTCCGAAATCGACAAACACTACATCTGTCCATGTCGGGATCTCGATGAGGATATGGAAAAGGACGGCCACTGCCACTGTTATCTCTACATGAAATAA
- a CDS encoding transporter substrate-binding domain-containing protein gives MDKKVLYGVAGLCLLFAVLMAGCVTTPSDDEKKTYIVGIDADYPPFSYLGDNGQFIGFDVESVKWIAEEQGFNVEIKAVAWDGIIPALQTGKIDMVYSGMTITPERAEKVNFTIPYWQVNQGIAAKNGSTFTTEQFKNGELTIGVQRSCSADQWMQDFFGDATYNQMVKDGKIMLYDTFPMSMVALEQGRVQTVIFDDVNIEDYIKSKPELKFVGVIETEEFYGVAVRKDDNELRATMDVGLAKLMASDKWTELIQKYIITDEVAVVPTEEETTAVPTSDANATATTP, from the coding sequence ATGGATAAAAAAGTGTTGTATGGGGTGGCAGGTCTCTGCCTTCTTTTCGCAGTCCTGATGGCAGGGTGTGTGACCACGCCGTCTGATGACGAGAAAAAGACCTACATTGTCGGTATTGACGCGGACTATCCGCCGTTCTCCTACCTTGGCGATAATGGTCAGTTCATTGGTTTTGATGTCGAATCGGTAAAGTGGATCGCTGAAGAGCAGGGATTCAATGTCGAGATTAAGGCTGTCGCATGGGACGGCATTATTCCGGCACTGCAGACCGGCAAGATTGACATGGTCTACTCTGGTATGACCATTACGCCGGAACGTGCGGAAAAAGTGAACTTCACGATTCCGTACTGGCAGGTGAACCAGGGTATCGCAGCAAAGAACGGTTCAACGTTCACCACTGAGCAGTTCAAGAACGGCGAGCTGACAATTGGTGTGCAGCGCAGCTGTTCTGCCGACCAGTGGATGCAGGACTTCTTTGGTGATGCAACCTACAACCAGATGGTAAAAGACGGAAAGATCATGCTCTATGATACCTTCCCGATGTCGATGGTTGCCCTTGAACAGGGACGTGTCCAGACCGTCATCTTCGATGACGTCAACATTGAGGACTACATCAAATCCAAACCTGAACTGAAGTTCGTTGGTGTCATTGAGACCGAAGAGTTCTATGGCGTTGCAGTCCGCAAGGATGATAACGAGCTTCGCGCGACGATGGATGTAGGTCTTGCTAAGCTCATGGCTTCTGACAAGTGGACCGAGCTCATCCAGAAGTACATCATCACTGACGAAGTAGCCGTTGTGCCGACAGAAGAGGAAACTACCGCTGTCCCAACAAGCGACGCAAACGCTACGGCAACTACTCCATAA
- a CDS encoding AIR carboxylase family protein, with amino-acid sequence MADVAVIAGSASDQAIIDKVTGTLAQYKISYDMQIISAHRDADKLDSYVKASDAKIFICIAGMSAALPGVVAARTEKPVIGVPVSGKIAGGLDALLSIAQMPKGVPVACMAVDGGENAAHMAHRILALMQ; translated from the coding sequence ATGGCAGATGTTGCAGTTATTGCCGGATCAGCATCAGATCAGGCAATTATCGATAAAGTCACGGGCACTCTCGCGCAGTATAAGATCAGTTATGATATGCAGATTATCTCTGCTCACCGCGATGCAGATAAGCTGGACTCCTATGTGAAAGCGAGCGATGCGAAAATTTTCATCTGCATTGCCGGTATGTCTGCTGCGCTTCCGGGAGTTGTTGCGGCACGGACAGAAAAACCGGTGATCGGTGTTCCGGTTTCAGGAAAAATTGCCGGCGGACTTGATGCTCTGCTCTCGATTGCCCAGATGCCGAAGGGTGTGCCGGTAGCCTGCATGGCTGTCGATGGCGGCGAGAATGCAGCACATATGGCGCACAGAATTCTTGCGCTAATGCAGTAA
- a CDS encoding alanine--glyoxylate aminotransferase family protein, whose translation MYNETLLMMPGPVPMPESVRNSMTKQAINHRSKEFGACYADIVRILKPVFGTTNDILVLSGSGTAGQEAAIGSFAKGKKVAALVNGKFGERLGQIADIYGEAVMIESEWGHPLNLEGLKEALENGAEVVTLVHNETSAAILNPAEEVGKLARKHDALFVLDAITSIGGDVVEADKWGADIAIVGSQKCLAAPAGLAAVSVSQRAWDRLSEKRPLYLDLQKAKKSADGNPMETPTTPAVPLFLALREACKHIEAEGLENRIARHHKMSAAVRAAGSAWGLSLVPQVDALHKPSNTVTGFFYPAGVDDSQIRGACKKMGIEFAGGQDRMKGKIFRIGNMGIIDTPEILATVAAVQMSFKKAGYKLEGDGLTAAVEVLSA comes from the coding sequence ATGTACAACGAAACACTTCTCATGATGCCAGGACCCGTGCCGATGCCCGAGTCCGTCAGAAATTCCATGACAAAGCAGGCCATCAACCACCGCAGCAAAGAGTTCGGCGCCTGCTACGCAGATATCGTCCGCATCTTAAAACCGGTTTTTGGAACCACCAATGACATCCTTGTCCTCTCGGGCTCCGGCACCGCAGGACAGGAAGCAGCCATTGGCAGCTTTGCCAAAGGCAAAAAAGTCGCGGCACTCGTCAACGGAAAATTTGGCGAACGACTCGGTCAGATCGCTGACATCTACGGCGAAGCAGTCATGATCGAGTCTGAGTGGGGACACCCGTTAAACCTTGAAGGACTCAAAGAGGCTCTTGAGAATGGTGCAGAAGTTGTGACCCTCGTCCACAACGAAACCTCTGCCGCAATCCTCAACCCTGCTGAAGAAGTTGGAAAACTCGCCCGCAAACATGACGCACTCTTCGTCCTTGACGCCATCACCTCGATCGGCGGCGATGTTGTTGAGGCAGACAAATGGGGCGCAGATATTGCAATTGTCGGCTCCCAGAAGTGTCTTGCAGCCCCCGCAGGACTTGCTGCAGTCTCAGTCTCACAGCGTGCATGGGACCGGCTCTCTGAAAAACGCCCGCTCTATCTTGATCTCCAGAAGGCAAAGAAGTCTGCCGACGGCAACCCGATGGAGACCCCGACCACTCCGGCAGTCCCGCTCTTCCTCGCACTCCGCGAGGCATGCAAGCATATCGAAGCAGAGGGTCTTGAAAACCGTATCGCCCGCCACCACAAAATGTCTGCCGCAGTCCGTGCCGCGGGTTCGGCATGGGGACTCTCCCTTGTTCCGCAGGTTGACGCACTGCACAAACCCTCGAACACCGTCACTGGATTCTTCTACCCGGCAGGCGTTGACGACTCTCAGATTCGCGGCGCATGCAAAAAGATGGGCATCGAGTTTGCCGGCGGCCAGGACCGGATGAAAGGTAAGATCTTCCGTATCGGCAACATGGGAATCATCGACACCCCTGAAATTCTCGCAACCGTTGCAGCCGTTCAGATGTCGTTCAAAAAGGCCGGATACAAACTCGAAGGTGACGGTCTTACCGCCGCAGTCGAGGTCCTGTCCGCATGA
- the ribC gene encoding riboflavin synthase, which yields MIIGVADTTFARANMGAFAIDELKRHTSARIVRVTVPGVKDLPVAAKKLIEEEKCDIVMALGMPGGKDQDKVCAHEASQGIMMAQLMTNRHIIEVFVHEDEAKNDAELAWLLEQRTREHAVNVVLMLTRPQEMTKLSGTGQRQGFADAGPARK from the coding sequence ATGATCATTGGTGTTGCTGACACAACGTTCGCCCGTGCCAACATGGGCGCCTTTGCAATCGATGAGCTCAAGAGGCACACAAGTGCCCGCATCGTACGGGTAACGGTCCCGGGAGTCAAAGATCTCCCGGTCGCCGCAAAAAAACTCATCGAAGAGGAAAAGTGCGATATTGTCATGGCACTTGGGATGCCCGGAGGAAAAGATCAGGACAAAGTCTGCGCCCACGAGGCATCGCAGGGAATCATGATGGCGCAGCTGATGACGAACCGCCACATCATCGAAGTGTTCGTCCATGAAGACGAGGCAAAGAATGATGCCGAGCTTGCATGGCTGCTTGAGCAGCGGACCCGCGAACATGCGGTCAACGTCGTCCTCATGCTCACCCGCCCGCAGGAAATGACAAAACTCTCCGGCACCGGTCAGCGTCAGGGCTTTGCCGATGCCGGGCCCGCCCGAAAATAA